The Lampris incognitus isolate fLamInc1 chromosome 17, fLamInc1.hap2, whole genome shotgun sequence genome contains a region encoding:
- the LOC130127844 gene encoding zinc finger protein 420-like, whose product MNVRRFEDSQYECEEVEEFQYKCEEVEDSQYGCVEEVEGSQYECEEVEESQYECEDVEESQYECEEVEESQYVCEEVEESQYECEEEVEGSQYECEEVEESQHECEEVEEFQYKCEEVEESQYECVEVEESQYECVEFEDSQYECEEYECEEVEESQYVFEEVEDSLYECNEVEESQYVFEEVLRTSSMNECEKVEYSWYECEEVEDSLYECDEVEESQYVFEEVEDSQYECEEVEEFQYKCEEVEDSQYECVEEVEGSQYECEEVEEAQYECEDVEESQYECEEVEESQYVCEEVEESQYECEEEVEGSQYECEEVEESQHECEEVEEFQYKCEEVEESQYECVEVEESQYECVEESQYECEEVEESQYECDEVEGSQYECEEVEESQYEFEEVEESQYECEEVEGFQYEREEVEESQ is encoded by the exons atgaatgtgaggaggTTTGAGGACtcccagtatgaatgtgaggaggTTGAGGAGTTCCAGTATAAATGTGAGGAGGTTGAGGACTCCCAGTATGGATGTGTGGAG GAGGTTGAGGGGtcccagtatgaatgtgaggaggttgaggagtctcagtatgaatgtgaggaCGTTGAGGAGTctcagtatgaatgtgaggaggTTGAGGAGTCCCAGTATGTATGTGAGGAGGTTGAGGAGTctcagtatgaatgtgaggag GAGGTTGAGGGGTCCCAGTATGAATGTGAAGAGGTTGAGGAGTCCCAGCATGAATGTGAGGAGGTTGAGGAGTTCCAGTATAAATGTGAGGAGGTTGAGGAGTCCCAGTATGAATGTGTGGAGGTTGAGGAGTCCCAGTATGAATGTGTAGAGTTTGAGGACtcccagtatgaatgtgaggag tatgaatgtgaggaggTTGAGGAGTCCCAGTATGTATTTGAGGAGGTTGAGGACTCCCTGTATGAATGTAATGAGGTTGAGGAGTCCCAGTATGTATTTGAGGAGGTTCTCAGGACTTCCAGCATGAAT GAATGTGAGAAGGTTGAGTACTCCTGGTATGAATGTGAGGAGGTTGAGGACTCCCTGTAtgaatgtgatgaggttgaggagtcCCAGTATGTATTTGAGGAGGTTGAGGACtcccagtatgaatgtgaggaggTTGAGGAGTTCCAGTATAAATGTGAGGAGGTTGAGGACTCCCAGTATGAATGTGTGGAG GAGGTTGAGGGGtcccagtatgaatgtgaggaggttgaggaggctcagtatgaatgtgaggaCGTTGAGGAGTctcagtatgaatgtgaggaggTTGAGGAGTCCCAGTATGTATGTGAGGAGGTTGAGGAGTctcagtatgaatgtgaggag GAGGTTGAGGGGTCCCAGTATGAATGTGAAGAGGTTGAGGAGTCCCAGCATGAATGTGAGGAGGTTGAGGAGTTCCAGTATAAATGTGAGGAGGTTGAGGAGTCCCAGTATGAATGTGTGGAGGTTGAGGAGTCCCAGTATGAATGT gTTGAGGAGTCCCAGTATGAATGTGAAGAGGTTGAGGAGTCCCAGTAtgaatgtgatgaggttgaggggtcccagtatgaatgtgaggaggTTGAGGAGTCTCAGTATGAATTTGAGGAGGTTGAGGAGTctcagtatgaatgtgaggaggTTGAGGGGTTTCAGTATGAACGTGAAGAGGTTGAGGAGTCCCAGTAG